The following coding sequences are from one Triticum dicoccoides isolate Atlit2015 ecotype Zavitan chromosome 4A, WEW_v2.0, whole genome shotgun sequence window:
- the LOC119284581 gene encoding succinate dehydrogenase assembly factor 1, mitochondrial-like: MASRTKLSGIQRQALALYRGFLRTARLKSPEERRRIESVVSAEFRENARSVDRRNFVYIEYLMRRGKRQLDQLKNPDITGLSTLEINKASSIPEQRVEHDLGVSTGRQ, translated from the exons ATGGCGTCCCGTACAAAGCTATCTGGTATCCAGAGGCAGGCCTTGGCATTATACAGAGGGTTCCTTCGGACAGCACGGCTCAAGTCCCCAGAGGAGCGCCGCAGGATCGAGTCTGTTGTCTCCGCAGAGTTCCGTGAGAATGCCAGGAGTGTCGATCGCAGGAACTTTGTGTACATTGAGTATTTGATGAGAAGAGGGAAGAGGCAGCTCGATCAGCTCAAGAATCCTGATATCACTGGACTTTCTACACTTGAAATAAATAAG GCCTCTTCTATTCCAGAACAACGTGTCGAGCATGATCTTGGTGTTTCTACTGGGAGACAGTAA
- the LOC119284582 gene encoding uncharacterized protein LOC119284582 — translation MESMEPMDIDWSRVVSRFVRDETYEGIEAPHWADLADPEAPTAAVDDDAWFCRPDCKHPKTADDFLGHTPSPKAKLLRSMSAMMPFGERDANLRDANNNLKRRGAVAAGGGGTAAFASPTKPKPPPKKRFQDDAENQDPALTTPPPAAARPPFGAQRWAKNAKEAIKSSAEKRPDVAEKEALLGRNPAPRQLKSTLSARNLFSGKDILGQISDLYNDLKQRMAGGGGNQQPVSESEAMEEMSPRPMNSSGVVEKVDCSSGGGGRVLPDAAKRVARQGTAEKSPSPMKGKKIGLKVEAGKPRSPSVLKEVKATPPTPQRFPSPYVNRVKSVKAAGATSSSPLKKPLKDKVTPNKDQENSKDAKRQPFGVKDMNNNRAYETEESSSGVFWFLKPCTFLVE, via the exons ATGGAGTCCATGGAGCCCATGGACATCGACTGGAGCAGGGTGGTGTCGCGCTTCGTGCGCGACGAGACCTACGAGGGCATcgaggcgccgcactgggccgacCTCGCCGACCCCGAGgcccccaccgccgccgtcgacgacgACGCCTGGTTCTGCCGCCCCG ATTGCAAGCATCCCAAGACGGCCGACGACTTCCTCGGGCACACCCCCAGCCCCAAGGCCAAGCTGCTGCGGTCAATGTCCGCCATGATGCCCTTCGGCGAGAGGGACGCCAACCTCAGGGACGCCAATAACAATCTGAAGAGACgaggcgccgtcgccgccggcggcggcggcactgcCGCCTTCGCCTCGCCCACCAAGCCCAAGCCGCCGCCCAAGAAGAGGTTCCAGGACGACGCCGAGAACCAGGACCCCGCGCTGACCACGCCGCCCCCGGCGGCTGCCAGGCCGCCGTTCGGCGCGCAGCGGTGGGCCAAGAACGCCAAGGAGGCCATCAAGTCCAGCGCGGAGAAGCGGCCGGACGTCGCTGAGAAGGAGGCGCTGCTCGGCAGGAACCCGGCGCCGAGGCAGCTCAAGAGCACTCTCTCGGCCAGGAACCTCTTCTCCGGGAAGGACATACTTGGCCAGATATCGGATTTGTACAATGACCTCAAGCAGCGGATGGCCGGCGGTGGCGGCAACCAGCAGCCTGTCTCAGAGTCAGAGGCCATGGAGGAAATGAGCCCAAGACCAAT GAACAGCAGTGGTGTGGTGGAGAAGGTGGATtgtagcagcggcggcggtggtcggGTTCTGCCGGACGCAGCGAAGAGGGTGGCGAGGCAAGGAACAGCAGAAAAGAGTCCAAGCCCAAT GAAGGGAAAGAAGATTGGGTTGAAGGTGGAAGCAGGGAAGCCAAGATCACCCTCTGTGTTGAAAGAGGTGAAGGCAACACCGCCTACTCCACAGCGGTTTCCATCCCCCTATGTAAACCGTGTCAAGAGCGTGAAAGCTGCAGGCGCAACATCAAGCTCGCCACTCAAGAAGCCACTGAAG GATAAGGTGACGCCTAATAAGGATCAGGAGAACAGCAAAGATGCTAAGAGGCAACCTTTTGGGGTTAAAGATATGAACAACAACAGGGCTTATGAGACCGAAGAGAGCTCCAGTGGCGTGTTTTGGTTCTTGAAGCCCTGCACTTTCCTGGTGGAGTAG
- the LOC119284583 gene encoding polyadenylate-binding protein RBP47B'-like, producing MMMAGPYHQPTTLEEVRTLWIGDLQYWADENYLYGCFAHTGEVQSVKLIRNKLSGLPEGYGFIEFISHEAAEKVLQAYNGAQMPGTEHTFRLNWASFSSGEKRPDAGPDHSIFVGDLAPDVTDYLLQETFRVNYSSVRGAKVVTDPNTGRSKGYGFVKFADENEKTRAMSEMNGVYCSTRPMRISAAIPKKSSGSQLQYGAAKAMYPATAYAIPQAQTVLPDSDLTNTTIFIGNLDPNVTEEELRQICVQFGELIYVKIPVGKGCGFVQYASRASAEEAVQRLHGTVIGQQVVRLSWGRSPANKQDQSAAWGQQTDPNQWSAYYSYGYDPYGYPQDPSYAYGAYAGYAQYPQQVEGATDMASAAGGHAPGMEQNEVYDPMSLPDVEKLNASYMAVHGNAMLGRHLWLKTSPLSQSA from the exons ATGATGATGGCGGGGCCGTACCACCAGCCGACCACCCTGGAGGAGGTCCGCACGCTCTGGATCGGCGACCTCCAGTACTGGGCCGACGAGAACTACCTCTACGGCTGCTTCGCGCACACCGGCGAG GTACAATCTGTGAAATTAATACGCAACAAATTATCTGGTCTTCCAGAAGGCTATGGATTCATTGAATTCATTTCACACGAAGCTGCTGAGAAAGTTCTACAGGCTTATAATGGCGCACAAATGCCTGGAACTGAGCATACATTCAGATTGAACTGGGCATCGTTCAGCTCTGGTGAGAAGCGTCCGGATGCAGGGCCTGACCATTCAATTTTTGTAGGAGACTTGGCACCTGATGTCACAGATTACTTACTACAAGAGACTTTCCGAGTGAACTATTCATCTGTTAGGGGGGCCAAGGTTGTCACAGATCCAAATACTGGGAGATCTAAAGGATATGGATTTGTAAAGTTTGCAGATGAAAATGAGAAGACCCGTGCAATGTCAGAAATGAATGGTGTGTATTGCTCAACAAGACCTATGCGGATAAGTGCTGCAATTCCTAAGAAATCATCTGGATCTCAGCTTCAGTATGGAGCTGCTAAAG CCATGTACCCAGCAACAGCTTATGCAATTCCGCAGGCCCAAACAGTTCTACCAGATAGTGATCTTACAAACACTACG ATATTTATTGGTAACTTGGACCCAAATGTGACAGAAGAGGAGCTGAGGCAGATTTGTGTGCAGTTTGGGGAGCTTATATATGTAAAAATTCCAGTTGGTAAAGGATGTGGATTTGTACAATATGCATCTAG GGCATCAGCTGAGGAGGCTGTGCAGCGTCTTCATGGCACAGTGATTGGTCAACAGGTGGTTAGACTTTCATGGGGCAGAAGTCCTGCCAATAAGCAG GATCAATCAGCAGCCTGGGGTCAGCAGACAGATCCTAATCAATGGAGTGCTTATTATAGCTATGGATATGATCCATATGGGTATCCTCAGGACCCATCATATGCATATGGTGCTTATGCAGGATATGCCCAGTATCCCCAACAG GTTGAGGGAGCAACCGATATGGCATCAGCAGCTGGCGGCCATGCCCCAGGCATGGAACAAAATGAGGTGTATGATCCAATGAGCTTACCTGACGTCGAGAA GCTGAATGCTTCATACATGGCGGTTCATGGTAATGCGATGCTAGGACGCCACCTCTGGCTGAAGACCTCACCATTGTCTCAGTCGGCTTGA